From one Methylovirgula sp. HY1 genomic stretch:
- a CDS encoding DNA-binding response regulator, translated as MDEQRRRDRVLVVDDSPETLSFLTDALEAAGITALVATGGEAALALVRQITPDLILMDANMPGIDGFETTRRLGKDFATWHVPIIFMTGLTETEYVVQGLTAGAIDYIAKPIVLEELLARVRVHLASARIAQGARSALDATGRSLLAIDEDGRILWSTPQAGQRLAELFAAGEDRQAVLPPSLIGKLARLRLDRQNAGSFSIDFAARRVSFNYLSRIGPDEFLYRLVEDQPGAREAILRATFGVTGREAEVLVWIAAGKSNRDIGDILGISPRTVNKHLEQIFEKLGVENRATAAAMAVNALADQN; from the coding sequence ATGGATGAACAAAGGCGGCGCGACCGCGTCCTTGTCGTCGACGACTCGCCCGAAACTCTCAGCTTCCTGACTGACGCTTTGGAGGCTGCGGGAATCACCGCGCTGGTGGCCACCGGCGGCGAGGCGGCATTGGCGTTGGTGCGGCAGATCACGCCCGATCTGATCCTGATGGATGCGAATATGCCCGGCATCGATGGTTTCGAGACCACGCGCCGCCTGGGCAAGGACTTCGCCACATGGCACGTGCCCATCATCTTCATGACCGGGCTCACGGAAACCGAATATGTGGTACAGGGATTGACCGCCGGCGCGATCGATTACATAGCGAAACCGATCGTTCTCGAGGAATTACTCGCCCGCGTCCGCGTGCATCTCGCCAGCGCCCGCATCGCCCAGGGAGCACGGTCCGCGCTTGACGCGACCGGCCGCAGTCTTCTCGCGATTGACGAGGATGGTCGCATATTGTGGTCGACTCCTCAGGCTGGACAGCGCCTCGCCGAGCTTTTCGCCGCCGGCGAGGATAGGCAAGCGGTGCTCCCGCCGAGTCTCATCGGCAAGCTGGCGCGGCTGCGTCTCGACAGACAGAACGCGGGAAGCTTCAGCATCGATTTTGCAGCGCGCCGCGTCTCGTTCAATTATCTGAGCCGAATCGGGCCCGACGAATTTCTCTATCGTCTCGTCGAAGATCAGCCAGGCGCCCGCGAAGCGATTCTACGCGCCACGTTCGGAGTGACGGGGCGCGAGGCCGAAGTGCTGGTTTGGATCGCGGCAGGCAAGTCCAACCGCGACATCGGCGATATTCTCGGCATCAGCCCGCGCACGGTGAACAAACATCTCGAGCAGATTTTCGAAAAGCTCGGCGTCGAGAACCGCGCGACAGCCGCCGCCATGGCCGTCAATGCTCTGGCCGATCAGAACTAG